Genomic DNA from Lutibacter sp. A80:
AAAATGTTTGAGGTTTAGTAGGACCATAAATATAACCTGCATCTCTAGATGAACCTATATCGAAATCATCTTGATAAGCGTTGAACATATTTTGGATTCCAGTATAAACTTCAATACAATTATCTTCAATATCAAAATCATAAGCAACCTTAATATTGCTTTCAAAAAAAGTAGGCGTTCTTTTTATTACTGTTCTTTCAGTATCAATATCTACCACGTGTGGTGCATCCATTTTACCCGTATAAACTCCAGAAAGCGACAATGTAAGCGGTGCAATAGGGTTGTAATTAAATGTATAAAACCCATAAACATCAGGTGTACGTAAAATATTTTTTGTAGTAATTATTTCACTACCATCTTCTGAAGCCCATATTTCCTCTTCCTCACTGTATTCAGATTTTTGAATAGTACCTCCTATTTGAAAATTTAATGTTCTAGAAAAAGCAAAACTAGCCTCTAAATTTACTCCTGAAACTTTAGCTCCAGCACCATTTCTTTTAGTAACAACAGAGGTTCCTCCATTCGACGGATTAGCATCTGCCGTAATAAAAACATCATTTAACTTCGTATAAAATCCTTCTACAACAATATTAGATTGGACAGTACCAATAGGCTTTGTAAAATTTAAAGAAGCATTGATACTGTTAGAAGTTTCTGTTTTCAAATCAGGAGATAATACAGTAAAAGATGCTGAGCCTCCTACGGTTTCAATATGCAAATCTTCATCAAATGCTTGATGCGCTCTATAACCTTGAGAATAAGAAGCTCGCGGGCTTTTAAATTATCTGAAATATCATACATTGCAGTTACTCTTGGTACAAAAACACTCAAATTTTTATCATCTTCATAAGAATCTACATCAAAATCGTACACCCCTTCAATATTAACATTATCATACCTTGCTCCTGCCAAAAAAGTAAATTTATCGGTTGGTTTTATTTCTAATTGAGAAAAAACTCCAAGTGTTGCTACTTCTTGATCAATTAATCTGCTATATCAAGGCATTTTGTCTTTAACATGATTGTATTGATATTCTGCACCTGAAAGTAATTGAAACTTATCATTAAATTCATAAGAATATTGTGTACCTACTACTAATGATAAATCATCTGATCTACCATACGCATTAATAGCAAGAATATCATCTTCTGTTAAAGTATCATCTTCTAATAATATTCTACCTCCACCACCATAATAACTTTTACGGTCAGCTGTTTGGGCAGATGTATAAATTGAAAATTTACCCCTGTAGTCTTGAGAATATTTCTCAAAAGATAATGCTCCTCCTAATATTTTATGATCTAATTGTTCTGTAACATCGGTTTGGTGAGCTGGAAGATCAAATTTATTTCCCCCTCTTCTAAATTCACTAATATTAAATAGGTTTAATTTAATTTTACTTAGTTTTGACATATTCCAGAAAGCACCAAA
This window encodes:
- a CDS encoding TonB-dependent receptor domain-containing protein, which produces MHIETVGGSASFTVLSPDLKTETSNSINASLNFTKPIGTVQSNIVVEGFYTKLNDVFITADANPSNGGTSVVTKRNGAGAKVSGVNLEASFAFSRTLNFQIGGTIQKSEYSEEEEIWASEDGSEIITTKNILRTPDVYGFYTFNYNPIAPLTLSLSGVYTGKMDAPHVVDIDTERTVIKRTPTFFESNIKVAYDFDIEDNCIEVYTGIQNMFNAYQDDFDIGSSRDAGYIYGPTKPQTFFIGAKYTLN
- a CDS encoding TonB-dependent receptor domain-containing protein, encoding MDQEVATLGVFSQLEIKPTDKFTFLAGARYDNVNIEGVYDFDVDSYEDDKNLSVFVPRVTAMYDISDNLKARELLILKVIERIKHLMKICILKP